The following are from one region of the Sandaracinus amylolyticus genome:
- a CDS encoding Crp/Fnr family transcriptional regulator, producing the protein MTSFEVHVQRDVLLRTLATSRLFRTLDASLLATIVPHASLHRLQQGECLWRRGTPAEHFHVVLRGVLELQRAANGPDSTLIALFGPGESPAIPATLERRSFVADAFAATASLEILRVRAAPILELVQSEVHLALATNRALLDHCALLHAKIDVLAAGAVHRRVAAFMLDLVERFGDEGLDGKTYVPLALSRAHVATYVGARVETVIRTFSQWQRDGLVATTKDGFVIRSTDELRALLAGTTRDAAHAASS; encoded by the coding sequence ATGACGAGCTTCGAGGTGCACGTGCAGCGCGACGTCCTCCTGCGCACCCTCGCGACGTCGCGTCTCTTCCGCACGCTCGACGCGTCGCTGCTCGCGACGATCGTCCCGCACGCCAGCCTGCATCGCCTTCAGCAGGGCGAGTGTCTGTGGCGGCGCGGCACGCCGGCCGAGCACTTCCACGTCGTGCTGCGCGGCGTGCTCGAGCTCCAGCGCGCGGCGAACGGCCCGGATTCCACGCTGATCGCGCTCTTCGGACCGGGCGAGAGCCCTGCGATCCCGGCGACCCTCGAGCGCCGTTCCTTCGTCGCCGACGCGTTCGCGGCGACCGCGTCGCTCGAGATCCTCCGGGTCCGCGCCGCGCCGATCCTCGAGCTCGTGCAGAGCGAGGTGCACCTCGCGCTCGCGACGAACCGCGCGCTCCTCGATCACTGCGCGCTGCTCCACGCGAAGATCGACGTGCTCGCGGCGGGCGCCGTCCACCGTCGGGTCGCCGCGTTCATGCTCGACCTCGTCGAGCGCTTCGGCGACGAGGGGCTCGACGGCAAGACCTACGTGCCGCTCGCGCTCTCTCGCGCGCACGTCGCGACCTACGTCGGCGCGCGCGTCGAGACGGTGATCCGCACGTTCTCGCAGTGGCAGCGCGACGGGCTCGTCGCGACGACCAAGGACGGCTTCGTGATCCGCTCGACCGACGAGCTCCGCGCGCTGCTCGCGGGCACGACGCGCGACGCTGCGCACGCCGCGTCCTCCTGA
- a CDS encoding B12-binding domain-containing radical SAM protein, protein MRRLRFVYPRFRRHADVHPELRDAVPCNEYFGPPSLGIACLAAITPGEWEIEFRDDRVEDVGLDDPPDLVAISCFTPAGVRGMQLADAFRAAGAQVVMGGVFPTTRPDEAGAHCDAVVIGEGEAVWPEVLRDAAAGTLRPRYRASTSAALDALPLPRIDLYVAKENDRYRPDDYPVQLSRGCMLTRSACAIPASMGRRIRCYDGDHVRGQIAQLERHGKLASLTEDTSFFPGSPQQRAFSDLLDVAIARGVEVGVSYVGISMPMILAQSPQFFARLRAGGVRMFYLVGGFDPITRGAFTGRDPKNRRRAVDALRRCHDEGIEPYTSFLVGNEDDDEGTFDRMLELADEVALAKAEFAIRTPYPGTPDFEALFRAGRLLHTDWSRYNDADVVFRPAKMSPERLLEGYLQLWRDFYRPRQSLASLGHRERTIQF, encoded by the coding sequence ATGAGACGCCTGCGCTTCGTGTACCCGCGCTTCCGCAGGCACGCCGACGTGCACCCCGAGCTGCGCGACGCGGTGCCGTGCAACGAGTACTTCGGCCCGCCTTCGCTCGGCATCGCGTGCCTCGCCGCGATCACACCGGGCGAGTGGGAGATCGAGTTCCGCGACGATCGCGTCGAGGACGTCGGCCTCGACGATCCGCCCGACCTCGTCGCGATCTCGTGCTTCACGCCTGCAGGCGTGCGCGGGATGCAGCTCGCCGACGCGTTCCGCGCCGCGGGCGCCCAGGTCGTGATGGGCGGCGTCTTCCCGACGACGCGTCCCGACGAAGCAGGCGCGCACTGCGACGCGGTGGTGATCGGCGAGGGCGAGGCCGTGTGGCCCGAGGTCCTGCGCGACGCAGCCGCCGGCACGCTGCGCCCTCGCTATCGCGCGAGCACGAGCGCCGCGCTCGACGCGCTGCCGCTGCCGCGCATCGATCTCTACGTCGCGAAGGAGAACGATCGCTACCGCCCCGACGACTATCCGGTGCAGCTCTCGCGCGGGTGCATGCTCACCCGCTCCGCGTGCGCGATCCCCGCGAGCATGGGGCGCCGCATCCGCTGCTACGACGGCGATCACGTGCGCGGCCAGATCGCCCAGCTCGAGCGGCACGGCAAGCTCGCCTCGCTCACCGAGGACACGTCGTTCTTCCCGGGCTCGCCGCAGCAGCGCGCGTTCTCGGATCTGCTCGACGTCGCGATCGCTCGGGGCGTCGAGGTCGGCGTGAGCTACGTGGGGATCTCGATGCCGATGATCCTCGCGCAGTCGCCGCAATTCTTCGCGCGCCTCCGCGCCGGTGGAGTTCGCATGTTCTATCTGGTCGGCGGCTTCGATCCGATCACGCGCGGCGCGTTCACCGGGCGCGATCCGAAGAACCGGCGTCGTGCCGTCGACGCGCTGCGACGCTGTCACGACGAGGGCATCGAGCCCTACACGTCCTTCCTCGTCGGCAACGAGGACGACGACGAGGGCACCTTCGATCGCATGCTCGAGCTCGCCGACGAGGTCGCGCTCGCGAAGGCGGAGTTCGCGATCCGCACGCCCTACCCCGGCACGCCCGACTTCGAAGCGCTCTTCCGCGCGGGGCGCCTGCTGCACACCGACTGGTCTCGATACAACGACGCCGACGTCGTGTTCCGCCCCGCGAAGATGAGCCCCGAGCGGCTCCTCGAGGGCTATCTCCAGCTCTGGCGCGACTTCTATCGCCCGCGGCAGTCGCTCGCGTCGCTCGGTCATCGCGAGCGCACCATCCAGTTCTGA
- a CDS encoding AMP-binding protein has protein sequence MRNAFSDSGAPRDLTLVEALVEAAGIDAPFATFHGSGPPRRFDARAALASALRWASALRDVGVQAREPVAIVLPTSEDFVGAFFGATWIGAVPLPLATPMTFGGAERYLEHARTILAHAGARVLVGSPRVVEAAAETSLATMLSASLTPSEIPATPRHFACSPLVEPSHPALLQYTSGTTGRPKGVVVSHRAAVANARAIVHALRLSHDDVGVSWLPLYHDMGLVGAMLTAIVCPYALHLLPTEGFVMRPRRWLELMSDTGATISVAPNFAYEMVARRADAEGLDLSRWRAALDGSEPVHARTLRRFEDRFTGAGFRASAFCPVYGLAEATLAVTAVAPGDGAHVLRVDRDALAGGLALRSEREDARELVGVGVPVLGTSVEIVGDDGRALPEGHVGEIAVHGASLMSGYHRDDDATARALGEGRLRTGDLGFVLGGELYVSGRSRALIIQGGRNVHPEDVERIAIDADERVHAAAALAIPSEETGTDALVVVLEARGLDAAGKTALTARVRGELLALAGVRADRVVIGPIGTIPRTSSGKLRRGECARLLVDAQQEDGGCDAPS, from the coding sequence ATGCGGAACGCCTTCTCCGACTCGGGCGCACCACGCGACCTCACGCTCGTCGAGGCCCTCGTCGAGGCCGCGGGGATCGACGCGCCGTTCGCGACGTTCCACGGCTCGGGCCCGCCGCGACGCTTCGACGCGCGCGCCGCGCTCGCGAGCGCGCTGCGATGGGCATCCGCGCTGCGCGACGTCGGCGTGCAGGCGCGCGAGCCCGTCGCGATCGTGCTGCCGACGTCGGAGGACTTCGTCGGCGCGTTCTTCGGTGCGACCTGGATCGGCGCGGTGCCGCTCCCGCTCGCGACGCCGATGACGTTCGGGGGCGCCGAGCGCTACCTCGAGCACGCACGCACCATCCTCGCGCACGCCGGAGCGCGCGTGCTCGTGGGCTCACCGCGGGTCGTCGAGGCCGCCGCGGAGACGTCTCTCGCGACGATGCTCAGCGCGTCGCTCACCCCGAGCGAGATCCCCGCGACGCCGCGCCACTTCGCGTGCTCGCCGCTCGTCGAACCTTCGCATCCCGCGCTCCTGCAGTACACGTCGGGCACCACCGGGCGCCCGAAGGGCGTCGTCGTCTCGCATCGTGCCGCGGTCGCGAACGCCCGCGCGATCGTGCACGCGCTGCGCCTCTCGCACGACGACGTCGGCGTCAGCTGGCTGCCGCTCTATCACGACATGGGCCTCGTCGGCGCGATGCTCACCGCGATCGTCTGCCCGTACGCGCTGCACCTGCTGCCCACCGAGGGCTTCGTGATGCGGCCGCGGAGGTGGCTCGAGCTGATGTCCGACACCGGCGCGACGATCTCGGTCGCGCCGAACTTCGCGTACGAGATGGTCGCGCGGCGCGCCGACGCGGAAGGGCTCGACCTCTCGCGCTGGCGCGCGGCGCTCGACGGCTCCGAGCCGGTGCACGCGCGCACGCTGCGGCGCTTCGAGGATCGCTTCACGGGCGCGGGGTTCCGCGCGAGCGCGTTCTGTCCGGTGTACGGCCTCGCCGAGGCCACGCTCGCGGTGACCGCGGTCGCGCCGGGAGATGGCGCGCACGTCCTGCGCGTCGATCGCGATGCGCTCGCGGGAGGGCTCGCGCTGCGCAGCGAGCGCGAGGACGCGCGCGAGCTCGTGGGCGTCGGCGTGCCGGTACTCGGCACGTCGGTCGAGATCGTCGGCGACGACGGACGCGCGCTGCCCGAGGGTCACGTGGGCGAGATCGCGGTGCACGGCGCGTCGCTGATGAGCGGCTATCACCGCGACGACGACGCGACCGCGCGCGCGCTCGGTGAAGGTCGCCTGCGCACCGGGGATCTCGGCTTCGTGCTCGGCGGCGAGCTCTACGTCTCGGGCCGCTCGCGCGCGCTGATCATCCAGGGCGGGCGCAACGTGCATCCCGAGGACGTCGAGCGCATCGCGATCGACGCCGACGAACGCGTGCACGCCGCGGCCGCGCTCGCGATCCCGAGCGAGGAGACCGGCACCGACGCGCTGGTCGTGGTGCTCGAGGCGCGCGGCCTCGACGCGGCGGGCAAGACGGCGCTCACCGCGCGGGTGCGCGGCGAGCTCCTCGCGCTCGCGGGCGTGCGCGCCGATCGTGTGGTGATCGGCCCGATCGGCACGATCCCGCGCACCTCGAGCGGCAAGCTTCGGCGCGGCGAGTGCGCGCGCCTCCTCGTCGACGCTCAACAGGAGGACGGTGGATGCGACGCGCCCTCGTGA
- a CDS encoding GMC family oxidoreductase N-terminal domain-containing protein, with amino-acid sequence MREINRWAHDDPHDEVVIDPTARTTLALLEALFPGGRRVPGADEATLEHVRVLVGEHAGPLGDLALRGAVAALDVLARARHARGFADLDRASQRSLVDAWSGSRSPAGVIARALASVTGLAHLDRSSVRACVGPARERPVIDERPPRGISDASEWPDLEPIDCDVVVVGTGAGGAALGTTLARRGLAVVFVEEGTWRPRRALGGPALDAHRRLYAPTAWAIGNVRVPIFSGRTLGGSTAINTGSCFRAPRWAHARWAELAGSSELELEQLAPYYDDAERALGVAPCSRALAGPIADVIARGCDALSASHGPVARNAPDCEAGGFCDFGCARGARRSTDVSFLPSALARGALVLTAARAERVILEGRHARGLVVRDRAGREIVIRARAVVLAAGALRTPRLLARIDRLRRMRALGAHLRIQPSAGIAGVLSERIEPFRHVPQGWASDDLIGRGIMVLAAQPDPSLAASVLGSAGGALTEAMDAIDHTAFLGVLAADLESEGRLRLDAPGGHPIASYVLARDDRVRLARGVARAGEILRAAGAKRIVPLVERSRVLDGARAWRAYEQGALWDDPLRLVSFHPMGTCRMASDPSLGVIDLDHHVWGLEDLFVVDASAIPGPLGVNPQVAIVAMALRAAECVERDLS; translated from the coding sequence TTGCGCGAGATCAATCGGTGGGCGCACGACGATCCGCATGACGAGGTCGTGATCGATCCCACCGCACGCACCACGCTCGCGTTGCTCGAGGCGCTCTTCCCGGGAGGGCGGAGGGTGCCCGGTGCCGACGAGGCGACGCTCGAGCACGTGCGCGTGTTGGTCGGCGAGCACGCAGGTCCGCTCGGCGATCTCGCGCTGCGCGGCGCCGTCGCGGCGCTCGACGTGCTCGCGCGCGCGCGCCACGCGCGGGGCTTCGCCGACCTCGATCGCGCGTCGCAGCGATCGCTCGTCGACGCGTGGAGCGGATCACGATCGCCCGCCGGCGTGATCGCGCGCGCGCTCGCGAGCGTCACCGGCCTCGCGCACCTCGATCGTTCGAGCGTGCGCGCGTGTGTCGGCCCGGCGCGCGAGCGTCCGGTGATCGACGAGCGCCCGCCGCGCGGGATCTCGGACGCCAGCGAGTGGCCGGATCTCGAGCCGATCGACTGCGACGTGGTCGTGGTCGGGACCGGCGCGGGTGGCGCGGCGCTGGGCACGACGCTCGCGCGCCGCGGGCTCGCCGTGGTGTTCGTCGAAGAAGGAACGTGGCGGCCGCGTCGTGCGCTCGGCGGGCCCGCGCTCGACGCGCATCGCCGCCTCTACGCGCCGACCGCATGGGCGATCGGCAACGTGCGCGTGCCGATCTTCAGCGGGCGCACGCTCGGCGGCTCGACCGCGATCAACACCGGCTCGTGCTTCCGCGCGCCGCGATGGGCCCATGCGCGATGGGCGGAGCTCGCAGGATCGAGCGAGCTCGAGCTCGAGCAGCTCGCGCCCTACTACGACGACGCGGAGCGCGCCCTCGGTGTCGCGCCGTGCTCGCGCGCGCTCGCGGGCCCGATCGCCGACGTGATCGCGCGCGGATGCGACGCACTGAGCGCATCGCACGGGCCGGTCGCGCGCAACGCGCCGGACTGCGAGGCCGGTGGGTTCTGCGACTTCGGCTGCGCCCGGGGCGCGCGTCGCTCGACCGACGTCTCGTTCCTGCCGAGCGCGCTCGCGCGCGGCGCGCTGGTGCTGACCGCTGCGCGCGCGGAGCGGGTGATCCTCGAAGGACGCCACGCGCGCGGGCTCGTGGTGCGTGATCGCGCGGGGCGCGAGATCGTGATCCGAGCGCGCGCAGTGGTGCTCGCCGCCGGCGCGCTGCGCACGCCACGCTTGCTCGCGCGCATCGATCGACTGCGCCGCATGCGCGCGCTCGGCGCGCACCTCCGCATCCAGCCGAGCGCGGGGATCGCGGGCGTGCTCTCGGAGCGCATCGAGCCGTTCCGTCACGTCCCGCAGGGCTGGGCCTCCGACGACCTGATCGGTCGAGGGATCATGGTGCTCGCGGCGCAGCCCGATCCGAGCCTGGCCGCGTCGGTGCTCGGGAGCGCCGGCGGCGCGCTCACCGAGGCGATGGACGCGATCGATCACACCGCGTTCCTCGGCGTGCTCGCGGCGGACCTCGAGTCGGAAGGACGCCTGCGGCTCGACGCGCCGGGTGGTCATCCGATCGCGTCCTACGTGCTCGCGCGCGACGATCGTGTGCGGCTCGCGCGCGGTGTGGCGCGGGCGGGCGAGATCCTCCGCGCCGCCGGTGCGAAGCGGATCGTTCCACTGGTGGAACGATCGCGGGTGCTCGACGGAGCGCGCGCGTGGCGCGCCTACGAGCAGGGCGCGCTCTGGGACGACCCGCTGCGGCTCGTGAGCTTCCATCCGATGGGCACGTGCCGCATGGCGAGCGATCCCTCGCTCGGCGTGATCGATCTCGATCATCACGTGTGGGGCCTCGAGGATCTCTTCGTGGTCGACGCGAGCGCGATCCCGGGACCGCTCGGAGTGAACCCCCAGGTCGCGATCGTGGCGATGGCGCTGCGCGCGGCCGAGTGCGTGGAGCGCGACCTGTCGTGA
- a CDS encoding acyl carrier protein, whose translation MTHRGDALTTKERRTLTIALLAEILEADPATLRPHDRLRDDLGLDSLQSLELLSRLAEELRIDLPMEDALALRTVEDACCFVETTWSTQSAERARG comes from the coding sequence ATGACACACCGAGGCGACGCTCTCACCACCAAGGAACGACGCACGCTCACGATCGCGCTGCTCGCCGAGATCCTCGAAGCGGATCCGGCCACGCTGCGCCCGCACGATCGACTGCGCGACGACCTCGGGCTCGACTCGCTGCAGAGCCTCGAGCTGCTCTCGCGCCTCGCCGAGGAGCTGCGCATCGATCTCCCGATGGAGGACGCGCTCGCGCTCCGCACCGTCGAGGACGCGTGCTGCTTCGTGGAGACCACGTGGAGCACGCAGAGCGCGGAGCGTGCGCGTGGGTGA
- a CDS encoding COX15/CtaA family protein yields the protein MRRNPGRLISRNHAARAAGMTGRVPSSERLRVLTTLVLVLSLALVALGGVVHTTGSSLACPDWPLCHGEVMPPMEGGILYEHSHRLLALAVMIGVLALPWVAARASRSQRHLAIVAAGLVVVQALLGAITVLLRLPPLVSVLHLAGATTLCALLAWIATRERGPRAPIARRTRDAIRSALVIVVAQVLLGAAVRHLGASMACGRDLLACDGTLAPSHALGVIHLAHRALGIVALVLVMRVGVLVSRERGPVIGLALALAAPAQVALGLLTVALGPRLAIVASHLVLGELVVIGLVHLLARTRDLAGAAPGHAFVARALVSS from the coding sequence ATGCGGCGCAATCCGGGCCGCTTGATCTCGCGCAACCACGCGGCGCGCGCGGCGGGCATGACGGGGCGCGTGCCGAGCTCCGAACGTCTCCGCGTGCTCACCACGCTCGTCCTCGTCCTCTCGCTCGCGCTCGTCGCGCTGGGCGGGGTCGTGCACACCACGGGCTCGTCGCTCGCGTGCCCCGACTGGCCGCTCTGCCACGGCGAGGTGATGCCGCCGATGGAAGGCGGGATCCTGTACGAGCACTCGCACCGCCTGCTCGCGCTCGCGGTGATGATCGGCGTGCTCGCGCTCCCGTGGGTCGCGGCCCGCGCGTCGCGCTCGCAGCGACACCTCGCGATCGTCGCCGCAGGGCTCGTGGTCGTGCAGGCGTTGCTCGGCGCGATCACCGTGCTGCTTCGCCTGCCGCCCCTCGTGTCGGTGCTGCATCTCGCGGGCGCGACCACGCTGTGCGCGCTGCTCGCATGGATCGCGACGCGGGAGCGCGGCCCGAGAGCTCCGATCGCGCGGCGCACCCGGGATGCGATCCGCAGCGCGCTCGTGATCGTCGTCGCGCAGGTGCTGCTCGGCGCGGCGGTGCGTCACCTCGGCGCGAGCATGGCGTGCGGGCGCGACCTGCTCGCCTGCGACGGGACGCTCGCGCCCTCGCACGCGCTGGGGGTGATCCACCTCGCGCATCGCGCGCTGGGGATCGTCGCGCTCGTGCTGGTGATGCGGGTCGGCGTCCTGGTGTCGCGCGAGCGCGGGCCCGTGATCGGCCTCGCGCTCGCGCTCGCCGCGCCGGCGCAGGTCGCGCTCGGGCTGCTCACCGTCGCGCTCGGCCCGCGCCTCGCGATCGTGGCGAGCCATCTCGTGCTGGGCGAGCTCGTCGTGATCGGGCTCGTGCACCTGCTCGCGCGCACCCGCGACCTCGCCGGCGCCGCGCCCGGGCACGCGTTCGTCGCGCGCGCCCTCGTGAGCTCGTGA
- a CDS encoding acyl-CoA dehydrogenase family protein → MGDTSLDTMLATTRRFLAAEVDARAHDRAGCMPERVLEGARALGLFGLSIPERWGGLGLSLREVAAIVAEVARADRSLATTVGLHAGLGTRALIDLAPEPLQARWLPMLARGTRLASFAATEPGAGSDLASVRTTVRRTRSGLCVDGEKAYVTNAGLAGVLTVLVRDADATGRPSALVLVPRDTHGVEIGREERKMGLRASSTCTVRFDGAIVPADHRLSARGLEDAHRTLAWGRVLLSAGCLGTVRIALERTLAHASERRQFGRALIELGSVRHHVASIATAEATISALLDRACAHDADLPMHAGALKVLASELACEACDRAVQVHGALGFLEDPGVALLSRDCRVTRIFEGANDVLLVRHGTAVLAGHRLPRAHHDGALGGQLDALASRLDDAVFAARRLHGVVAIRHQTMLQALARADLWLHAASATLDAASSGDATRASVLALGARRALDRAGRALDRAEQSELYEGYEDDIVEALSREPTRVGACA, encoded by the coding sequence GTGGGTGACACGTCGCTCGACACGATGCTCGCGACGACCCGGCGCTTCCTCGCCGCCGAGGTCGACGCGCGTGCCCACGATCGCGCGGGGTGCATGCCCGAGCGCGTGCTCGAGGGCGCGCGTGCGCTGGGCCTCTTCGGCCTCTCGATCCCCGAACGATGGGGCGGCCTCGGCCTCTCGCTGCGCGAGGTCGCGGCGATCGTCGCCGAGGTCGCGCGTGCCGATCGATCCCTCGCGACGACGGTCGGCCTGCACGCCGGGCTCGGCACACGCGCCCTGATCGATCTCGCCCCCGAGCCGCTGCAGGCGCGATGGCTCCCGATGCTCGCGCGCGGGACACGCCTCGCGTCGTTCGCCGCGACCGAGCCCGGCGCAGGATCGGATCTCGCGTCGGTGCGCACCACCGTGCGTCGCACGCGCAGCGGGCTCTGCGTCGACGGAGAGAAGGCGTACGTCACGAACGCCGGGCTCGCGGGCGTGCTCACCGTGCTCGTGCGCGACGCCGATGCGACGGGCCGACCGAGCGCGCTCGTGCTGGTCCCGCGCGACACCCACGGCGTCGAGATCGGGCGCGAGGAGCGCAAGATGGGCCTGCGCGCGTCGTCGACGTGCACCGTGCGCTTCGACGGCGCGATCGTGCCCGCCGATCATCGCCTCAGCGCGCGTGGGCTCGAGGACGCGCATCGCACGCTCGCGTGGGGTCGCGTGCTGCTCTCCGCGGGATGCCTGGGCACGGTGCGCATCGCGCTCGAGCGCACGCTCGCGCACGCGTCGGAGCGCAGGCAGTTCGGGCGCGCGCTGATCGAGCTCGGATCGGTGCGGCACCACGTCGCGTCGATCGCGACCGCCGAGGCCACGATCTCGGCGCTGCTCGATCGCGCCTGCGCGCACGACGCCGATCTCCCGATGCACGCCGGCGCGCTCAAGGTGCTCGCGAGCGAGCTCGCCTGCGAAGCGTGCGATCGCGCGGTGCAGGTCCACGGCGCCCTCGGCTTCCTCGAAGATCCCGGGGTCGCGCTGCTCTCGCGCGACTGTCGCGTCACCCGGATCTTCGAGGGCGCGAACGACGTGCTGCTCGTGCGCCACGGCACCGCGGTGCTCGCCGGCCATCGCCTGCCGCGCGCGCACCACGATGGCGCGCTCGGCGGACAGCTCGACGCGCTCGCGTCGCGGCTCGACGACGCGGTGTTCGCCGCGCGCCGTCTCCACGGCGTCGTCGCCATCCGACACCAGACGATGCTGCAGGCGCTCGCGCGCGCCGATCTCTGGTTGCACGCCGCGAGCGCGACCCTCGACGCGGCATCGAGCGGCGATGCGACGCGCGCCTCGGTGCTCGCGCTCGGCGCCCGCCGCGCCCTCGATCGCGCCGGACGCGCGCTCGATCGCGCCGAGCAGAGCGAGCTCTACGAGGGGTACGAGGACGACATCGTCGAGGCGCTCTCGCGCGAGCCGACGCGGGTGGGAGCGTGCGCATGA
- a CDS encoding NAD-dependent epimerase/dehydratase family protein yields MRRALVIGGTGFVGLNLVDALLARGVAVRVTRRARSFTVLVRRRPVELVPAALDDHTALVDAMRGCDAVFVAGAHYPRYSLHRDREVATGVAQIAALGRAALEAGGPRVVYLSSTGAIGDAPPGRAADERDVPDEAPRESVYRAVKWSMERELERWQARGLDAITLAPGGCLGPHDVRAGTGGLLVGIVAGTLPWWTDGIVSLVDVGDVAESAVQAALHPAPSRRYCLVAHNVRLGALLARVAARYGGRVPGPSIGADDARRRADAEEAAAARWRKRVPFPRELVDLVVAGRPISSARAMDELGTRFRPLEETLDRAWAWFARHRYLPTLRTTEGAA; encoded by the coding sequence ATGCGACGCGCCCTCGTGATCGGAGGAACCGGCTTCGTCGGGCTCAACCTCGTCGACGCGCTGCTCGCGCGCGGCGTAGCGGTGCGGGTGACGCGCCGCGCGCGGAGCTTCACGGTGCTGGTGCGTCGGCGCCCGGTCGAGCTCGTCCCCGCGGCGCTCGACGATCACACCGCGCTCGTCGACGCGATGCGCGGATGCGACGCGGTGTTCGTCGCGGGCGCGCACTATCCGCGCTACTCGCTCCATCGCGATCGCGAGGTCGCGACCGGCGTCGCGCAGATCGCCGCGCTCGGCCGCGCCGCGCTCGAGGCCGGCGGACCGCGCGTCGTGTATCTGTCGAGCACCGGCGCGATCGGCGATGCACCACCCGGTCGCGCGGCGGACGAGCGCGACGTGCCCGACGAAGCGCCGCGCGAGAGCGTCTATCGCGCGGTGAAGTGGTCGATGGAGCGCGAGCTCGAGCGATGGCAGGCGCGCGGGCTCGACGCGATCACGCTCGCGCCCGGAGGATGCCTCGGGCCGCACGACGTGCGCGCCGGCACCGGCGGCCTGCTCGTCGGCATCGTCGCGGGGACGCTGCCGTGGTGGACCGATGGAATCGTGAGCTTGGTCGACGTCGGCGACGTCGCCGAGAGCGCGGTGCAAGCGGCGCTGCATCCCGCGCCGTCGCGGCGCTACTGCCTCGTCGCCCACAACGTCCGCCTCGGCGCGCTGCTCGCGCGCGTCGCCGCGCGCTACGGCGGACGCGTGCCCGGCCCGTCGATCGGCGCCGACGACGCACGACGTCGCGCCGACGCCGAAGAAGCCGCCGCCGCGCGCTGGCGCAAGCGCGTCCCGTTCCCGCGCGAGCTCGTCGATCTCGTCGTCGCGGGCCGTCCGATCTCGTCGGCGCGCGCGATGGACGAGCTCGGCACGCGCTTCCGCCCGCTCGAAGAGACGCTCGATCGCGCGTGGGCGTGGTTCGCGCGTCATCGCTACCTGCCCACGCTGCGCACCACCGAAGGAGCCGCATGA
- a CDS encoding nitrate reductase associated protein — MAMPRDLLHPIVLVGGRSARFGRDKLREPLDAGWLVDRAIAALRESTGRAVTLVGACDPDVATRGDAQIDDAHEGHGPAGGVLTALERLGDVIVLPGDLPRVRASTIASVIAAAERAPEALVVRAKGEPLVAVYRRALVGRIAARIAEGRRSLHDLATPEETIEVDVREEELVNANTPEVLDVPANVWGFEGIDVRLELVPLAARRALDRAGLHLSLETWRALELDARRAMVTEGAREVVDVGAVRTILAGTATREIDAVPELDAAAPPAALRDAIGARLGARWPTLRALERFALVHGMKSASRRGDPSRLDEVVRAVLG; from the coding sequence ATGGCGATGCCGCGAGATCTCCTGCACCCGATCGTGCTCGTGGGTGGACGCAGTGCCCGCTTCGGCCGCGACAAGCTGCGCGAGCCGCTCGATGCGGGGTGGCTCGTCGACCGCGCGATCGCGGCGCTCCGCGAGTCGACCGGGCGCGCGGTGACGCTCGTGGGCGCGTGCGATCCCGACGTCGCGACGCGCGGTGATGCGCAGATCGACGACGCGCACGAAGGGCACGGTCCGGCCGGCGGGGTCCTCACCGCGCTCGAGCGGCTCGGTGATGTGATCGTGCTGCCGGGAGATCTCCCGCGGGTGCGTGCGTCGACGATCGCGTCGGTGATCGCCGCGGCCGAGCGCGCGCCCGAGGCGCTCGTGGTGCGCGCGAAGGGAGAGCCGCTGGTCGCCGTGTACCGGCGTGCGCTGGTGGGGCGCATCGCCGCGCGCATCGCGGAGGGACGGCGCTCCCTGCACGATCTCGCGACGCCCGAGGAGACGATCGAGGTGGACGTGCGAGAGGAAGAGCTCGTGAACGCCAACACGCCCGAGGTGCTCGACGTGCCCGCGAACGTGTGGGGCTTCGAGGGCATCGACGTGCGGCTCGAGCTCGTCCCGCTCGCGGCGCGGCGCGCGCTCGATCGCGCCGGCCTTCATCTCTCGCTCGAGACGTGGCGCGCGCTCGAGCTCGATGCGCGTCGCGCGATGGTCACCGAGGGCGCGCGCGAGGTCGTCGACGTCGGCGCCGTGCGCACGATCCTCGCGGGCACCGCGACCCGCGAGATCGACGCGGTGCCCGAGCTCGATGCCGCAGCGCCGCCCGCGGCGTTGCGCGACGCGATCGGCGCCCGGCTCGGGGCACGATGGCCCACGCTGCGCGCGCTCGAGCGCTTCGCGCTGGTGCACGGGATGAAGAGCGCGTCGCGGCGTGGTGATCCGTCGCGCCTCGACGAGGTCGTGCGCGCCGTGCTCGGATGA
- a CDS encoding metal-sulfur cluster assembly factor, translating into MRNTGGSELERVHDALRPVLDPELGLSIVDLGLVGAIARDHGMLSVELLATTPACPMRETIHEDALQALRDAFPRDAIEVRASALAWSPARMSDGARRALGWS; encoded by the coding sequence ATGCGCAACACGGGAGGGAGCGAGCTCGAGCGGGTCCACGACGCGCTCCGGCCCGTGCTCGATCCCGAGCTCGGTCTCTCGATCGTCGACCTGGGCCTCGTCGGCGCGATCGCGCGCGATCACGGCATGCTCTCGGTCGAGCTCCTCGCGACCACGCCCGCGTGCCCGATGCGCGAGACGATCCACGAGGACGCGCTGCAGGCGCTCCGCGATGCGTTCCCGCGCGACGCGATCGAGGTGCGCGCCTCGGCGCTCGCGTGGAGCCCGGCGCGCATGAGCGATGGCGCGCGCCGCGCACTGGGTTGGTCGTGA